Proteins from a single region of Runella sp. SP2:
- a CDS encoding ATP-binding protein → MRFFWIFYFYSTLLFAQQSQWRSITTADGLSHGTVFDLLQDQEGYVWMATKAGLNRYDGYNFKVFTTHTSPSYAITSNQTTALYEDHHHRLWIGTESGELNLFDVKTQRFFHCFLTDKKNKLPAVRQHIYCISEDSRGDIWVGTLTGGIYKITLPDDLKKGDYPDKEDFTDRVEVAFLKTNLASTMRVNFIKLLKNKQLLVGTQAGFGRIDYLNHQYIPIKIEPAGTGRFLNMYEAPDGTLILTQPTQVLAYKDNRTTVLYSKDNQNGLPLQIRIDDLGNVFILENTRLFKAHYTQLTPDITATIPTYQSDNFVLFSGLKTDHSGSAWVNTGGYGLLKEANDSQRFKHYFKGRSIWVGFQDTYDRWVINNFKAFYLVTSTNSQNLPPDPTFRDTHAMIEDGKGGYWLLQNDAANFSKMALKRLEKELKVVEEYPLEVQGVGENLGRLYKDKKGNLVITGIGSFIIRFDTLQKRLGYYSYEKIVPANVKVVSAYCDGQGTWWLGTQNGLLQAMSHSKGGYQFRLFKHHPKYATTLSENQVSMMVDDPYKPTTYLWVGTLGGGLNRMNKTKGTFEHFTVNDGLPDDYIVGMLPDDNKNLWLSTYHGLVQFNPRTFVSANFTSKDGLQADEFAVASCFKTNRGELAFGGVNGLTVFSPTALQRTKASQLPKINQLKINNQEVMSGDETEILAQSIEQTSSIQLAHDQNQVTLSFSLIDLENAPKNRFRYQLLGIDKKRIEAGTTHSVTYSQLPSGSYTFQLTGSADGSQWSTPVELKITVNPPLYRTWWAYFCYLSLVSLIVYRLYLAQLNRVRLQEQLLYKNKEAERLAELDAIKTNFFANISHEFRTPLTLILGPMEQIIQEYEADVRFPIIQRNASRLLTLINQLLDISKLEAGQMKPEITSTELVRYFRTLMGAFVSLAESRRVRLDVSQNQDEVRGFIDEDKVEKIVTNLLSNALKFTEAGGKVTVDIQYISRTGSREVMLTVSDTGIGIKPAQLDKIFNRFYQVEADRKRGYEGTGIGLALVKELVDVLKGTIVVESTENVGTTFRVRLPIDETTWKDYLTEQTSESQQKLQANALDYSSLLPLVEEPSVNKKRNQLAVEEEGEVLLIIDDNADIRAYVRSIFEKEYQIVEAADGREGLDLAIQTSPNIVICDLMMPRMDGFEFCRHLKSDERSSHIPVVMLTAKATLEDRIEGFELGADEYLTKPFHKTELQSRVRNLLQKQEKLRHYFSSKTLESKPTKLKPTEVKTSTVDELFLQKVKAVLEANLSNSAFGVVEFSTAMNMSKSQLNRKLNALCDCSSNELIREFRLQRAADLLRAKAGTVSDIAYQVGFEHLSYFSKSFQERFGTLPSEYS, encoded by the coding sequence ATGCGTTTTTTTTGGATTTTTTATTTTTACTCGACCCTACTTTTTGCTCAACAAAGTCAATGGCGTTCCATTACAACGGCCGATGGACTTTCTCATGGTACTGTTTTTGACTTACTTCAAGACCAAGAAGGATATGTTTGGATGGCGACAAAAGCGGGCCTCAACCGCTACGATGGCTATAATTTTAAAGTTTTCACTACCCATACTAGCCCTTCTTATGCCATTACTTCTAACCAAACGACGGCTCTCTACGAAGACCACCACCACCGCCTATGGATTGGTACCGAAAGCGGTGAATTGAATTTGTTTGATGTCAAAACGCAACGATTTTTCCACTGTTTTTTGACCGATAAAAAAAATAAACTTCCTGCCGTCAGGCAACATATTTATTGTATTTCTGAAGACAGTCGAGGTGATATTTGGGTAGGAACTTTGACGGGCGGAATTTATAAAATCACGCTCCCTGATGATTTAAAAAAAGGCGATTATCCCGATAAAGAAGATTTTACAGATCGTGTTGAGGTCGCTTTTTTGAAGACGAACCTCGCCTCGACCATGCGGGTGAATTTTATCAAACTTCTCAAAAACAAACAGCTGTTAGTGGGTACCCAAGCAGGCTTTGGTCGTATCGACTACCTCAATCATCAATACATTCCCATCAAAATAGAACCTGCTGGTACTGGGCGTTTCTTAAATATGTACGAAGCACCCGATGGTACGCTTATCCTTACGCAGCCCACGCAGGTATTGGCGTATAAAGACAACAGAACAACCGTACTTTATTCTAAGGATAACCAAAATGGATTGCCTTTACAAATACGCATTGACGATTTGGGAAACGTCTTTATTTTGGAAAATACACGACTATTTAAAGCCCATTATACCCAACTTACTCCTGATATTACCGCGACAATCCCTACCTATCAATCAGATAATTTTGTGCTATTTTCGGGATTAAAAACTGATCATAGTGGTAGTGCTTGGGTTAACACAGGCGGGTATGGGCTTTTAAAGGAGGCCAATGATTCTCAACGATTTAAACATTATTTTAAGGGGCGAAGCATTTGGGTTGGGTTTCAGGATACGTATGACCGTTGGGTAATTAATAATTTTAAAGCGTTTTATCTTGTCACATCCACAAATTCTCAAAACTTACCCCCAGACCCGACCTTTAGAGATACGCACGCCATGATTGAGGATGGTAAAGGAGGTTATTGGCTGTTGCAAAATGACGCGGCAAATTTTTCAAAAATGGCTCTCAAACGCCTCGAAAAAGAACTGAAAGTGGTTGAAGAGTATCCATTAGAAGTGCAAGGAGTAGGAGAAAATTTGGGAAGATTGTATAAAGATAAAAAAGGAAATCTGGTTATCACGGGCATAGGTTCTTTCATTATCAGGTTTGATACGCTTCAAAAACGATTGGGATATTATTCCTACGAAAAAATTGTTCCTGCCAACGTAAAGGTAGTGTCTGCTTACTGTGATGGACAAGGAACGTGGTGGTTGGGTACGCAAAACGGACTGCTTCAAGCCATGTCTCATTCCAAGGGTGGCTACCAATTTCGTCTTTTTAAGCACCACCCAAAATACGCTACTACCCTTTCTGAAAATCAAGTATCAATGATGGTGGACGACCCTTATAAGCCTACTACCTACTTGTGGGTGGGAACGCTCGGTGGCGGCCTCAACCGAATGAACAAAACAAAAGGCACTTTTGAGCACTTTACCGTCAATGATGGTTTGCCCGATGATTACATCGTTGGAATGTTGCCCGATGACAATAAAAACCTGTGGTTGAGTACCTATCATGGCTTGGTACAGTTTAATCCAAGAACGTTTGTGAGCGCCAACTTTACCTCCAAAGATGGGCTTCAAGCCGATGAGTTTGCAGTAGCTTCTTGTTTTAAAACAAACCGTGGTGAATTGGCTTTTGGGGGAGTGAACGGCTTGACGGTGTTTTCGCCAACGGCTTTACAACGGACGAAAGCGAGCCAACTGCCGAAAATCAATCAGTTGAAAATCAACAACCAAGAAGTGATGTCAGGCGACGAAACCGAGATTTTAGCCCAAAGCATAGAGCAAACGTCGTCTATTCAATTGGCGCATGACCAAAACCAAGTGACGCTCAGTTTTTCGTTGATTGATTTAGAAAATGCTCCCAAAAATCGTTTTCGTTACCAACTGTTGGGTATTGACAAAAAACGGATAGAAGCAGGGACAACCCATTCGGTGACGTATTCGCAATTACCTTCTGGAAGCTATACGTTTCAGCTGACTGGCTCTGCCGATGGCAGTCAATGGAGTACGCCTGTGGAATTGAAAATTACCGTAAATCCTCCTCTTTATCGTACTTGGTGGGCCTATTTTTGTTATTTGAGTCTCGTTTCTTTGATTGTCTATCGCTTGTATTTGGCGCAATTGAACCGAGTTCGTTTGCAAGAACAACTGCTCTATAAAAACAAAGAAGCCGAACGTTTGGCGGAATTAGACGCGATTAAAACCAACTTTTTTGCCAATATTTCGCACGAGTTTCGTACGCCGTTGACCTTGATTTTGGGGCCAATGGAGCAAATTATCCAGGAATACGAGGCCGATGTTCGCTTTCCCATCATTCAACGGAACGCCAGTCGCTTGCTGACTTTGATTAATCAGTTGTTGGACATCAGTAAGTTGGAAGCGGGACAAATGAAGCCAGAAATTACTTCGACCGAATTGGTGCGTTATTTCCGAACGTTGATGGGGGCGTTTGTTTCTTTGGCCGAAAGTCGTCGGGTACGTTTGGACGTGTCTCAAAATCAGGATGAAGTACGTGGGTTTATTGACGAAGATAAAGTCGAAAAAATCGTCACCAATTTGCTTTCTAATGCGTTGAAATTTACGGAAGCTGGCGGGAAAGTGACGGTCGATATACAGTATATTTCCCGCACTGGGAGTAGGGAGGTTATGCTTACTGTCTCGGATACGGGAATAGGGATAAAACCCGCGCAGCTCGACAAGATTTTTAACCGTTTTTACCAAGTCGAAGCCGACCGAAAACGAGGTTACGAGGGAACGGGCATTGGGCTGGCCTTGGTCAAGGAGTTGGTTGATGTATTGAAAGGAACCATCGTGGTTGAAAGTACAGAAAATGTAGGAACAACGTTTCGGGTACGATTGCCCATTGATGAAACAACTTGGAAGGACTATTTAACTGAACAAACGAGCGAAAGTCAGCAAAAATTACAAGCAAATGCGCTGGATTACAGCAGTTTGTTGCCTTTGGTGGAAGAGCCGTCGGTCAATAAAAAACGCAATCAGTTGGCTGTCGAGGAAGAGGGAGAAGTGTTACTCATTATTGATGATAATGCCGATATTCGGGCGTATGTACGCAGTATTTTTGAAAAAGAGTATCAAATAGTAGAAGCAGCCGACGGGCGAGAAGGGCTTGATTTAGCGATTCAGACCTCGCCCAATATCGTTATTTGTGACTTGATGATGCCTCGCATGGATGGGTTTGAGTTTTGTCGCCACCTCAAGTCCGACGAACGTAGCAGCCACATTCCCGTGGTGATGCTGACGGCCAAGGCCACGCTCGAAGACCGCATCGAAGGTTTTGAATTGGGGGCTGATGAGTATTTGACCAAACCCTTTCACAAAACCGAACTCCAGAGTCGGGTGAGAAACTTGCTCCAAAAGCAGGAAAAACTACGCCACTATTTTAGCAGTAAAACCCTCGAATCAAAACCGACCAAGCTAAAACCCACCGAAGTAAAAACAAGTACGGTGGACGAGTTATTTTTGCAAAAAGTAAAGGCGGTGCTGGAGGCAAACCTTTCAAACAGTGCGTTTGGCGTGGTCGAATTTTCGACGGCCATGAACATGAGCAAATCGCAGCTGAATCGAAAGTTGAATGCGCTGTGTGATTGCTCCAGCAATGAGCTTATTCGGGAGTTTCGATTGCAACGCGCCGCCGATTTGCTCCGCGCCAAAGCAGGTACGGTTTCGGATATCGCCTATCAAGTTGGATTTGAGCACCTTTCGTATTTTTCCAAAAGCTTTCAGGAAAGATTTGGTACGCTGCCGTCGGAGTATTCTTAA
- a CDS encoding T9SS type A sorting domain-containing protein, whose product MKTFTYRFLVPFLCFMPMLLRSQVVIVNWNGSVSRDWNVAENWTPSGVPTANKEVVIGYTSDVNSPIIKAGTVALANSVQVELGGRLTIESGASLTIDGGRPSPSPSASFLNLGTVENSGVIRIDPSSSSVSYGIYTQDADVSPGKFTNKSGGEIYIDGTTSAGLYAFDALFVNEGKVFVGSNKAVGTNGLLITNAVENKNGGEIYLYKFSSTGLNIDNTSNSTATFTNAGKIVIDADNVTNSTGVDNDGSMTNQSGGEIYIDGIARFAFSHRKGTFTNDGKVVIGANDLSGIRAFSNSANAVVNNNARGEIYVDRFTSGGIGLENFGSFTNAGKVVVGSNSSTSGATGISNQSSFLNHSGGTIAIDRTSNSGLSNGNGTFTNEGSITIGANGLVGFYAIINSATFNANAGGEIFLDGSNRSGLSNVSSGNFTNEGKIVIGANGNVGTDGVQNDATFANKLCGELRVMRGKLRNLVSKTLTNTGLVYVVNELDNQGTFTNDGVLRYGTLSGVVTNTSASSVIVNSHPTTPMFSYGGSYNGSINIYTDEAATQSAGTFSLPNNFNPLASFSTGIRTLYAKITNGGCNFIVPFSYLVCNSTLIAGSTTDPTSCGGNQGSIAFTTTNLPDGSNYLLSFSTTSTTTSPKSVNVGGNSFTLSGLTAGTYSNFVLSALGCSIPLASSKVLADPPLPTATIVNNNSPVCAGVNATFTVIGTSGATLTYTLTGLTGDQTLVLTGANQAITLNNPSADVTLTLVSVAKSNCLVGLTATSTVTVNPLPTATIAGGTTVCKNVTSPKITLTGAAGTAPYTFTYKINNGSEQEITTTNGNSVNLDAPTSDVGTFEYVLVRVKDASSTACSQTQMGSAMVTVNPLPTATISGTTTVCQNGESPKITFTGAVGTAPYTFTYKINNGSEQEITTTNGNSVSVDAPTSEAGTFEYILVRVKDGSSTACSQTQSGSTTVTVNPLPTVTVTGGTAVCKNVASPKITFTGAAGTAPYTFTYKINNGSEQEITTTNGNSVSVDAPTGEAGTFEYILVRVKDASSTACSQTQSGSTTVTVNPLPTATIAGGTVVCKNAVPPKITFTGAVGTAPYTFTYKINNGSEQEITTTNGNSVSVDAPTGEAGTFEYILVRVKDASSTTCSQDQSGSAMVRVNSLPTATITGGTTVCKNAVPPKITFTGAVGTAPYTFTYKINNGSEQEITTTNGNSVSVDAPTSEAGTFEYILVRVKDASSTACSQTQSGSTTVTVNPLPTATVMGGTAVCKNVASPKITFTGAAGTAPYTFTYKINNGSEQEITTTNGNSVSLEAPTGEAGTFEYILVRVKDASSTTCSQDQSGSTTVTVNPLPTATVMGGTTVCKNVTSPKVTFTGAVGTAPYTFTYKINNGSEQEITTTNGNSVSLDAPTGEVGTFEYILVRVKDASSTACSQDQSRSATVTVNPLPTATVTGGTTVCKNVTSPKVTFTGAVGTAPYTFTYKINNGSEQEITTTNGNSISLDAPTGEVGTFEYILVRVKDGSSTMCSQSQSGNTTVIVQDKPTVALTTLQQSLNEGNSQVLCDSDANPVNGLQFTVSGLCVVGNPVWRVQVGSGAWSAWSANAPVSQPSNNQPHRYQAACDASCSVTYTNPIELTINYRSTVPQNVTMRVDGVTVSVGETKEVCSLVNIPLVFTANCGSNEVTLYSVDGGEYSAGAPVGLVDNQYHNYRVRCRKSDGTPSCVESESGVMRLKLVTIPAAPTVSLSSTASCDATASFSGQSTCGSLRTIWYNATTNVALPSLPATVSNQTTSYYARCQTETGCVSEKSNVVTFTLTPTQVAPIVTVSQEIVCTGTTVTISANCPAGSTTRWSTGVTTPSFEVAFSSVTKQTYWAKCVFEGGCQSAESARKDVYWNAFVVSLINIGESKSAVKVNDRSAWGSQFITRDGGPELDQSTQVNPTLYYVENANKLAPRYWTVNVDACALGTDGSLTFDMLATPETGVIRSFNTHENNAPYFMYANREGWTELYAQNHPAYGFYQDNGSGGNLYDGGLPKGLYKLGIRYWDMKGWGSIYPSTRKPQGNVLAYQEYWFRIQSKDGIGVGAARQEASVQEAKGEGQGGFAIVMPNPVTNVLRLKVQESKGQEVQTTLMDASGREILHRQFVPETNTHQEEFGVSELPTGMYFLKVTTSAKRDILKVIKL is encoded by the coding sequence ATGAAAACTTTTACTTACCGTTTTTTGGTGCCCTTCTTATGCTTCATGCCCATGCTATTGCGTAGTCAAGTGGTGATAGTGAATTGGAATGGCAGTGTCAGCCGTGATTGGAATGTAGCTGAAAACTGGACACCAAGTGGTGTTCCAACTGCGAACAAAGAGGTGGTTATTGGTTATACGTCAGATGTAAATTCTCCCATCATAAAGGCGGGAACAGTGGCGTTAGCCAATAGTGTGCAAGTAGAACTTGGGGGTCGATTGACAATTGAAAGTGGAGCAAGCCTTACCATTGATGGAGGTAGGCCATCTCCGTCACCTTCCGCTTCGTTCTTAAATTTAGGTACAGTTGAAAACAGTGGCGTTATTCGCATAGACCCATCGAGCAGTAGTGTTTCTTATGGTATCTACACACAAGACGCTGACGTCTCTCCTGGAAAGTTTACCAATAAGTCAGGGGGGGAAATTTATATTGATGGAACTACCAGTGCAGGTCTTTATGCGTTCGATGCGCTGTTTGTTAATGAAGGTAAGGTATTTGTAGGAAGCAATAAAGCGGTGGGAACAAACGGCCTATTAATTACAAATGCTGTTGAGAATAAAAATGGGGGAGAAATTTATCTTTATAAGTTTTCAAGTACCGGGCTTAACATAGATAACACTTCGAATAGTACTGCTACTTTTACCAATGCAGGGAAAATAGTTATTGATGCTGATAATGTAACTAACTCAACTGGGGTTGATAATGACGGTAGTATGACAAACCAGTCAGGTGGAGAAATTTATATTGATGGAATCGCAAGGTTTGCTTTTTCTCACAGGAAAGGTACTTTTACCAATGATGGAAAGGTCGTTATAGGTGCCAATGACCTAAGTGGTATCCGTGCTTTCTCAAATAGTGCTAATGCCGTTGTAAATAATAATGCAAGGGGAGAAATTTATGTTGATCGATTTACTAGTGGGGGCATTGGATTGGAAAATTTTGGAAGTTTTACCAATGCTGGGAAGGTTGTAGTCGGGTCCAATAGTAGCACATCGGGCGCAACTGGCATAAGTAATCAAAGTAGTTTCCTCAATCATTCAGGGGGGACAATTGCTATTGACCGAACTTCGAATAGTGGATTATCAAACGGCAATGGTACGTTTACTAACGAGGGGAGCATAACAATTGGAGCCAATGGATTAGTTGGATTCTATGCTATCATAAACAGTGCGACGTTTAATGCCAACGCGGGAGGCGAGATTTTTCTTGATGGGAGTAACAGGTCTGGCTTGTCCAATGTATCTTCAGGTAATTTCACTAATGAAGGCAAAATAGTGATTGGAGCCAATGGTAATGTGGGAACAGATGGTGTACAAAATGACGCAACTTTCGCTAATAAACTGTGCGGGGAATTGAGGGTAATGAGGGGTAAATTAAGAAATTTAGTTAGTAAAACATTGACCAATACTGGATTGGTGTATGTGGTAAATGAGTTGGATAATCAAGGAACATTTACCAACGATGGCGTACTTCGTTACGGAACACTTTCAGGGGTAGTGACTAATACTTCTGCTTCGTCCGTTATTGTTAACAGTCATCCCACGACCCCTATGTTTAGTTACGGAGGGTCTTACAACGGCTCCATCAATATTTACACGGATGAAGCGGCCACCCAATCGGCGGGAACTTTTAGTTTACCCAATAATTTTAATCCTTTGGCGTCGTTTTCGACGGGGATACGAACGCTCTATGCCAAAATTACCAACGGAGGATGTAACTTTATCGTGCCCTTTAGCTACTTAGTTTGTAACAGTACACTGATAGCGGGAAGTACCACGGATCCTACCTCATGCGGCGGAAATCAAGGAAGTATTGCCTTCACGACGACTAATTTGCCCGATGGGAGTAATTATTTACTGAGTTTTTCAACCACCTCGACGACTACGAGCCCCAAAAGTGTGAATGTTGGGGGAAATAGTTTTACCCTGAGTGGACTTACGGCTGGTACCTACAGTAATTTTGTGCTTTCGGCACTGGGTTGTAGCATTCCTCTTGCTTCCTCAAAGGTATTGGCAGATCCTCCGTTGCCAACCGCAACAATTGTTAATAACAACAGTCCCGTTTGTGCAGGCGTAAATGCTACTTTTACTGTCATTGGAACCAGCGGTGCTACCCTGACATATACGCTAACTGGACTGACAGGTGACCAAACGTTGGTTTTGACGGGAGCCAATCAAGCCATCACGCTCAATAACCCCTCAGCAGATGTAACCCTTACGTTGGTAAGTGTGGCCAAAAGCAATTGCCTTGTGGGCTTGACAGCTACCAGTACGGTGACGGTGAATCCGTTGCCGACGGCGACGATTGCAGGTGGAACGACGGTATGTAAAAACGTTACTTCGCCCAAAATCACGTTAACAGGGGCAGCGGGGACAGCGCCATATACATTTACGTACAAGATTAATAATGGTTCAGAACAAGAGATAACGACCACGAATGGCAACAGCGTAAACCTAGATGCGCCGACGAGTGATGTTGGTACGTTTGAATATGTTTTGGTACGCGTAAAAGATGCTTCATCAACGGCGTGTAGTCAAACGCAAATGGGAAGTGCGATGGTGACGGTGAATCCTTTGCCGACTGCGACGATTTCGGGTACGACGACGGTGTGCCAAAATGGGGAATCACCCAAAATTACCTTTACGGGAGCGGTGGGGACAGCGCCGTACACCTTCACTTACAAGATTAATAATGGTTCAGAACAAGAGATAACGACCACGAATGGTAACAGCGTAAGCGTAGATGCGCCGACGAGCGAAGCAGGCACGTTTGAGTATATTTTGGTACGCGTCAAAGATGGTTCATCAACGGCGTGTAGTCAAACGCAAAGTGGTAGCACGACGGTGACGGTGAATCCTTTGCCGACGGTGACGGTCACGGGTGGAACGGCGGTATGTAAAAACGTTGCTTCGCCCAAAATTACCTTTACGGGAGCGGCGGGGACAGCGCCGTACACCTTCACTTACAAGATTAATAATGGTTCAGAACAAGAGATAACGACCACGAATGGTAACAGCGTAAGCGTAGATGCACCGACGGGCGAAGCAGGCACGTTTGAATATATTTTGGTGCGGGTAAAAGATGCTTCATCAACGGCGTGTAGTCAAACGCAAAGTGGTAGCACAACGGTGACAGTTAATCCTTTGCCGACGGCGACGATTGCAGGTGGGACGGTGGTCTGTAAAAATGCTGTTCCACCCAAAATTACCTTTACGGGAGCGGTGGGGACAGCGCCGTACACCTTCACTTACAAGATTAATAATGGTTCAGAACAAGAGATAACGACCACGAATGGTAACAGCGTAAGCGTAGATGCACCGACGGGCGAAGCAGGCACGTTTGAATATATTTTGGTGCGGGTCAAAGATGCTTCATCAACGACTTGTAGCCAAGACCAAAGTGGTAGCGCCATGGTGAGGGTGAATTCTTTGCCGACGGCGACGATTACGGGTGGGACGACGGTATGTAAAAATGCTGTTCCACCCAAAATTACCTTTACGGGAGCGGTGGGGACAGCGCCGTACACCTTCACTTACAAGATTAATAATGGTTCAGAACAAGAAATAACGACCACGAATGGTAACAGCGTAAGCGTAGATGCGCCGACGAGCGAAGCAGGCACGTTTGAATATATTTTGGTGCGCGTAAAAGATGCTTCATCAACGGCGTGTAGTCAAACGCAAAGTGGTAGCACAACGGTGACAGTGAATCCTTTGCCGACGGCGACGGTCATGGGTGGAACGGCGGTATGTAAAAACGTTGCTTCGCCCAAAATTACCTTTACGGGAGCGGCGGGAACAGCGCCATACACATTTACGTACAAGATTAATAATGGTTCAGAACAAGAAATAACGACCACGAACGGCAATAGTGTAAGCCTAGAGGCGCCGACGGGCGAAGCAGGCACGTTTGAATATATTTTGGTGCGGGTCAAAGATGCTTCATCAACGACTTGTAGTCAAGACCAAAGTGGAAGTACGACGGTGACAGTGAATCCTTTGCCGACGGCGACAGTCATGGGTGGGACGACGGTTTGTAAAAACGTTACTTCGCCCAAAGTCACCTTTACGGGAGCGGTGGGGACAGCGCCGTACACCTTCACTTACAAGATTAATAATGGTTCAGAACAAGAGATAACGACCACGAATGGTAACAGCGTAAGCCTAGATGCACCGACGGGCGAAGTTGGCACGTTTGAATATATTTTGGTGCGGGTCAAAGATGCTTCATCAACGGCGTGTAGCCAAGACCAAAGTAGAAGTGCGACGGTGACGGTGAATCCTTTGCCGACGGCGACGGTCACGGGTGGAACGACGGTTTGTAAAAACGTTACTTCGCCCAAAGTCACATTTACGGGAGCGGTGGGGACAGCGCCGTACACCTTCACTTACAAGATTAATAATGGTTCAGAACAAGAGATAACGACCACGAACGGCAACAGCATAAGCCTAGATGCACCGACGGGCGAAGTTGGCACGTTTGAATATATTTTGGTGCGCGTCAAAGATGGGTCTTCGACGATGTGTAGCCAATCCCAAAGTGGCAACACGACGGTGATAGTCCAAGACAAACCGACCGTTGCCCTAACGACGTTGCAACAAAGCCTAAACGAAGGTAATTCTCAAGTTTTGTGCGATAGTGATGCGAATCCAGTGAACGGTTTACAGTTTACGGTTTCTGGTTTGTGTGTGGTGGGCAATCCCGTTTGGCGAGTGCAAGTGGGAAGTGGAGCTTGGAGCGCATGGTCAGCCAATGCACCAGTTTCCCAGCCGTCCAATAACCAACCCCACCGCTACCAAGCGGCTTGCGATGCGAGTTGCTCCGTGACGTACACGAATCCGATTGAATTGACGATTAATTATCGTTCAACCGTTCCGCAGAATGTGACTATGCGAGTGGATGGCGTAACAGTTTCCGTGGGCGAGACGAAGGAAGTGTGTAGTTTGGTGAATATACCTCTAGTATTTACTGCCAATTGCGGGTCAAATGAAGTGACGCTTTATTCGGTTGATGGCGGTGAGTACAGCGCAGGTGCGCCCGTTGGTTTGGTGGATAATCAGTATCACAACTACCGTGTGCGCTGCCGTAAATCAGATGGAACACCTTCGTGCGTGGAATCAGAGTCGGGTGTAATGCGGTTAAAGTTGGTGACGATTCCAGCGGCACCGACGGTATCATTGTCATCGACAGCGAGTTGCGACGCGACCGCAAGTTTCAGTGGGCAGTCAACGTGTGGAAGTTTGCGGACGATTTGGTACAATGCGACCACAAATGTGGCTTTGCCAAGTCTTCCCGCCACCGTTTCAAATCAAACGACCTCGTACTACGCGCGTTGTCAGACGGAAACTGGTTGTGTAAGTGAGAAGAGTAATGTGGTGACGTTCACTTTAACGCCAACGCAAGTAGCTCCCATAGTTACGGTATCACAAGAGATTGTTTGCACGGGAACGACAGTCACGATTTCGGCCAATTGCCCCGCAGGCAGTACCACGAGGTGGAGCACAGGGGTGACTACCCCAAGTTTTGAGGTAGCTTTCAGCAGTGTGACCAAGCAAACGTATTGGGCGAAATGTGTTTTTGAGGGTGGTTGCCAAAGTGCGGAAAGTGCACGCAAAGATGTGTATTGGAATGCTTTTGTAGTGAGTTTGATAAACATTGGTGAGTCAAAATCGGCAGTGAAGGTAAACGACCGTTCGGCGTGGGGGAGCCAATTTATCACCCGTGATGGTGGTCCTGAGCTAGATCAAAGTACGCAAGTGAACCCAACGCTCTATTATGTTGAAAATGCAAATAAACTAGCTCCTCGTTACTGGACCGTTAATGTGGATGCTTGCGCCTTGGGAACGGATGGGTCATTAACTTTTGACATGTTAGCGACGCCCGAGACGGGCGTGATTCGCTCATTCAATACGCACGAAAACAATGCTCCCTACTTTATGTATGCCAACCGTGAAGGCTGGACGGAATTGTACGCACAAAACCATCCAGCCTACGGTTTTTACCAAGACAACGGAAGCGGAGGCAACCTTTATGATGGAGGGTTACCGAAGGGTTTGTACAAATTAGGCATTCGATATTGGGATATGAAAGGCTGGGGGAGTATTTATCCCTCGACGCGTAAACCACAAGGCAACGTGTTGGCGTATCAAGAATACTGGTTTAGAATCCAGTCGAAAGATGGCATTGGTGTGGGCGCAGCGAGGCAAGAGGCAAGTGTGCAAGAGGCAAAGGGCGAGGGGCAAGGGGGATTCGCAATTGTCATGCCGAATCCTGTTACAAATGTTTTGCGCCTGAAGGTTCAAGAGAGCAAGGGGCAAGAGGTGCAGACTACGCTCATGGATGCTTCGGGACGGGAAATTTTACACCGTCAATTTGTGCCCGAAACGAATACGCACCAAGAAGAGTTTGGGGTGAGTGAGTTGCCGACGGGAATGTATTTCTTGAAGGTAACGACATCCGCAAAACGGGATATTTTGAAAGTGATAAAGTTGTAA